Sequence from the Helianthus annuus cultivar XRQ/B chromosome 13, HanXRQr2.0-SUNRISE, whole genome shotgun sequence genome:
TAACACGCCTTTGAGTTTTCTGGGCACCTATAAAACGGATGTCCTTCTCGCCCACATTTGTAGCACCCCTTCTTTCCCGACAAACATTCACCCGAATGATGCTTCCCACACGTCTTGCAGGTCGGGATTTCACCACTTGCTTTCCCTTTCTTGCTTTGATCTTGGTGTCTTGCCTTTTTCGATGGGCTTGCGTTGGTAGGCTTCTCCGCTACCCTTTTCTCTCCCCGTTCAACCTGCCTTTTTATTTCAATTTCTCTGTCTCTTGCCCAATCAATTAGTTCATTCAACGTTGCACACTTGGAGGGATTTACAAATTCCCGATATTCGGCCTTTAGCATAGCATGGTAACGTACAATCCTTTGCCTCTCCGTCCCCGCTATCTCCTCACAGAACTTCACCCTTTCAAGGAACTTGTTTGTTATCTCGTCAATCGTTTCATCCTTCTGTCTGAGACGCAAGAAGTCTTCCTGAATCTTATCAATTGCGGATTGTGGACTATAATATTTCAGGAATGACTCCTTGAATTCTTGCCATGTTAACGACTGTACTTTATCATCCCCCAATTCCTTCGAGTAtgcatcccaccaatcttttgctcGAAATTGTAGGAGGCCCGTGGCAAACATTACTTGATCTTCCACTTCACATCTACTTCGTGTAAACACGGCTTCAGTGCTTGAAATCCACCTTTGGCAAGCTATCGGATCAACATCCCCTTTGTATGGTAAGGGATTACATGCCATGAACTCTTTGTACGTACATCTCCGTTTGCTTTTCTTCACTTGCAGTTCACtaatcatttctttcaattcttccACCTTAGATGTTACCACGGTATTAGCTACCTCTAATACTTGCCCTCGACTTCCTGAGCTAGTCGGGGTATACTAGCCTCAATTGCTTTCTTTACCTCTTCCACAACTATAGTTCTTATTTCATTTCGGTGTGCTTCATCGTCGTCATTCACGTTCACTCTATCGGCCATCTACATAAAACATTCATTACATTCATTAGATTTCATTTCATACTTGCCATCGTCATATTTcaacatcattttttttttgacattTCCCATTCATTATTCGTACTTCATGCCTTGTCGTCGTTGACAAACGCATCGTGTCGTTCTTATCTTAGacattctttcattctttctaTCGTAACATATGTTTCTTCTCAACATTCACATGTACTTTCCCTCGAGTCTAATTCGCCTAACACATTTAATTTCATGCATTCTCGTTGTATATCGAGCTATCCTTGTGACTTGATAAGCATTATTAGAGTTTGGGGGTTTAAATTAAAGTTTTTGTTACTACATATTCtctaggatcccacctttaggtaccatattactacatatcctctaggatcccacctttaggtaccatattactacatatcctctaggatcccacctttaggtaccatattactacatatcctctaggatcccacctttaggtaccatattactacatatcctctAGGATCCCACCTTTATACGCAAACGGCTTATAAACCCCCTTATACATTATTTGACCCGTTCTAACCCCAAACTGAAACGATTCATTCCCTAACATTCAATGACATTTCGAAACTAATTATTCATACTACAAAAGAAAATTTTCAACTTTTAAAAATACTTACTTGCTTTGCGCCGCGAAACGAACACACACTTCCTTACGAGCTTtcagtttgagttcaagcacttgatgcttaaatccctcaaacctaggctctgataccaacttgaaacgccCAAATTTTTCACATTTAACGTATAACATAAACTTCCACTTTTGGAGCCCCAAATTTCCTCATTCGACCAATCgacacataatttttttttttttacaaattttaccaaaattttgacatgacccgttcgtaatagGTACCCTTCTCCCTGTGTTTAACAATACCATTACTATTAATACTACGACACTTTCCAACATAATCAAAGTTCAGACCGTATATGGTTCGCCAtgaaccttttgtacaaactacACAAAAGTTTAGTATCCAAACTTTTTACTAACAAACTAGACACTTACAAAATAACATTTACTAAACGAAATGGTAAGTTAACCCATCAAAACAAACAACTTGGACCGGAAGCGCATAAAGTCGACGTTTCGTGTGTGTGTTCGGTTCGGGTGCGCCGCAATCAAGCAAGGGATTTACCTATCATTCATAACAAAAACATTATTAGTTCGAAACGCATATTACTTCAAAAATCCTTTAATTACCTATTATTGTTCAACCCATTAACATGTCTTGTCACCTTATTAGCATCCATACTTCCATTCGGAAACATTCAATGTATCGCTTTCCGAATCATTCACCATGAATCATTAAAGACCATACCTTTCAACACACTTacattattcgacccgttatgaACCTTTACAACAAATCCATAGAACCAAATACTACTTTTCATAAAACTACATTTAAAGTAAATAAAGctcatatgaacttaccgcgatcttgaGATGCTTGTGATTTCGTgtgacttgcgccttcttcctTCTTTGTTCCTATACATCACAACTTCATATACTTAGCTTTCGACAAATTTCATTATTCTCATTTTCTTTGTCATACTATTATGATGTTTATAAATCATACGCACTCCGACCATAATCATATTTCATCAACTTAACAAACTTTCATACAAAAACACAATTTCATTAatttagacatttcatcgaacacctggTGTGCGTACAATCTAataagcatgatgtacaagtattTATAACACATTCATCCTAACTTCATCAAATAGATCAACAATCGTAACCATACTACATCTGATTCAAATCAAATCACTCATCAAAACATTTCTATAACCTGAGTTTAACATCAACATTACAACTTTTGCTAAATCTTTACTACCTTACATAATCTCAAGTGGGTTTTTTGCTCCAACTACTAGAAAAATCGAAATAGCACATCATATAACTCATATTTGTTCCTATCATTCAACATCTAGGTTCGATTTCATACAAACATCATATATCATacataacccacttcatcaaATGTTAACAATTCATGAAATTACACTTACTAGATGTCAAGAACACTTAGATAGTTGAAGTTCTTGGCTCATGCATTTGAAAAATCCTTGATTCCCTTTTCAATTTGATGGAATTTAGTATCTTAGGGTTTTGAGATGGAGAACTTTCTCCTGGCCTTCTCACGATCgaccacacacacacatacttcacatatatattttttttattacacacttttcatttttaaccccttAACTATTATAACATGACATTTTTCTCTTTATTACTTACTAACTTAATAATCTTTCATGCCTAATTATAAGATTTTAGATTTTGTTAAAATGCTACAAATCTTATTAATGGTAAAATTTCATGTCTACCA
This genomic interval carries:
- the LOC110898375 gene encoding uncharacterized protein LOC110898375, encoding MISELQVKKSKRRCTYKEFMACNPLPYKGDVDPIACQRWISSTEAVFTRSRCEVEDQVMFATGLLQFRAKDWWDAYSKELGDDKVQSLTWQEFKESFLKYYSPQSAIDKIQEDFLRLRQKDETIDEITNKFLERVKFCEEIAGTERQRIVRYHAMLKAEYREFVNPSKCATLNELIDWARDREIEIKRQVERGEKRVAEKPTNASPSKKARHQDQSKKGKASGEIPTCKTCGKHHSGECLSGKKGCYKCGREGHPFYRCPENSKACYNCNEPGHIKAECPKLQQGAKRDGKKDEPPQGSRKDVSVNLG